One segment of Methanofastidiosum sp. DNA contains the following:
- a CDS encoding ABC transporter permease — protein MDLSYRITKGWRRNFVTFFKTWRLNVIPPFLEPLLYLLALGFGLGSFIDNIEGISYVKFIAPALVSISVMNASFFECTYTSFVRMYYLKTFDAMIATPVSIEEVIAGELLWGATRSTVYATFMLPVLLLFGVVELPSSLLIIPFAFLSGLLFASIAMCFTAITPNIDTLNYPMFLFITPMFLFSGTFFPLTLLPATVQYVALGILPLAHVVIVNRAITLSAINVATFLSIIWILVATSVFFFVSIKLMKRRLIV, from the coding sequence ATGGATCTAAGTTATCGGATAACTAAGGGTTGGCGAAGGAATTTTGTTACGTTTTTTAAAACATGGCGACTAAATGTAATACCTCCATTTCTGGAGCCTTTGTTATACCTTCTAGCGTTGGGATTTGGTCTAGGGAGCTTTATAGATAATATTGAGGGTATATCTTATGTTAAATTTATCGCTCCTGCTTTAGTTTCAATATCTGTAATGAATGCTTCTTTCTTTGAATGCACATACACGTCTTTTGTTAGAATGTACTATCTCAAAACATTTGATGCGATGATAGCAACACCTGTATCTATAGAAGAAGTAATAGCTGGAGAACTATTATGGGGTGCTACAAGAAGTACAGTATATGCTACTTTTATGTTACCTGTTCTTTTGCTTTTTGGGGTGGTTGAGTTACCTTCGTCATTATTAATTATTCCATTCGCATTTTTGAGTGGGTTATTATTTGCATCTATCGCTATGTGTTTTACTGCTATCACCCCTAACATAGATACTCTTAACTATCCAATGTTTCTATTTATCACGCCAATGTTCCTGTTCAGTGGCACCTTCTTTCCCTTAACTTTATTGCCCGCCACAGTGCAATATGTGGCATTAGGAATCTTACCATTGGCACATGTGGTAATAGTAAATCGTGCAATAACATTGTCTGCAATTAATGTGGCGACTTTCCTTAGTATAATATGGATTTTAGTTGCAACTTCGGTATTTTTCTTTGTTTCAATAAAACTGATGAAAAGAAGATTAATCGTTTGA
- a CDS encoding ATP-binding cassette domain-containing protein, with the protein MSIVLEAKNLEKKFSDVIAVNKINFKVKEGEVFGFLGPNGAGKTTTMKMIQCVSPKTSGELKVFNLDVDKNPRKIKKLMGVVPQIDNLDPDFTVIGNLLQYSRYFDIPKQEAIKRAKELIEYIQITEKKDSSIEKLSGGMKRRLVLARAMINNPKLLILDEPTTGLDPQARHLIWEKLKDLSSKGITVIITTHYMEEAARLCDRLVIMDNGQILVEGAPNELIKRYVGDHIVEAENTAEIKSCLDKNDIKYDIGNDNVEIYTENIQKVTNLLLNQCTHSGVTARPATLEDVFLKLTGRKLRD; encoded by the coding sequence TTGTCCATTGTCCTTGAAGCTAAAAATCTAGAAAAGAAATTTAGTGATGTTATAGCCGTCAATAAGATTAATTTCAAGGTAAAGGAAGGAGAAGTTTTTGGATTTTTGGGACCTAACGGCGCAGGTAAAACTACAACTATGAAGATGATTCAATGCGTATCGCCAAAAACTTCGGGAGAGCTAAAAGTATTTAATCTTGATGTTGATAAAAATCCCAGGAAAATCAAGAAACTCATGGGCGTTGTTCCTCAGATTGATAATCTTGATCCGGATTTCACTGTTATTGGGAATCTTTTGCAGTATTCGAGATATTTTGATATTCCTAAACAAGAGGCAATAAAGAGGGCAAAGGAGCTAATTGAATATATACAGATCACAGAAAAAAAGGACAGTTCAATTGAAAAGCTGTCCGGGGGGATGAAAAGAAGATTGGTCTTGGCAAGGGCTATGATTAATAATCCTAAACTTTTGATATTAGACGAACCTACTACAGGGCTTGACCCTCAAGCAAGGCATCTAATCTGGGAGAAACTTAAAGACCTATCCTCAAAAGGAATTACTGTGATCATCACGACTCATTATATGGAAGAAGCTGCAAGGCTTTGCGATAGATTGGTAATAATGGACAATGGGCAAATACTTGTTGAAGGGGCCCCAAACGAACTCATTAAGAGATATGTTGGAGATCATATTGTAGAAGCTGAGAATACTGCAGAGATAAAATCCTGTTTAGATAAAAACGATATAAAATATGATATTGGAAACGATAATGTTGAGATCTATACAGAAAATATCCAGAAAGTAACTAATCTCCTGTTAAATCAATGCACCCATAGTGGGGTCACAGCAAGACCTGCCACGCTTGAAGATGTGTTTTTGAAGCTTACTGGGAGAAAACTAAGGGATTGA